Proteins encoded together in one Zerene cesonia ecotype Mississippi chromosome 22, Zerene_cesonia_1.1, whole genome shotgun sequence window:
- the LOC119836072 gene encoding uncharacterized protein LOC119836072, translating into MFKILPILLLTNNIIVKCVSDLEITINVAPNKDKNNVTYSGVDEKLISGTDIILFNITKENLKRGCRVEFGQTPDEVFLKDPTEYHNLYSKFDWKQVNRDIRVKNVEIYDTIIEDVVLKSSSHINNTTDTIKSKIALYERVENTVVTKWSNTGYPGEFSYNVNANFDGIRFKIKHSWRKNEMKFVSVNFGASRQGFIYLRPNQISSTVLTAKRIIIIVKIDFVTSLSGCVVANYGHLIATYHFWAPSIDNIMKAANIKNEIITSEVMEIKCYTDPVVNVFDKSTKMKLHMVSPFQTLKSKLNVL; encoded by the coding sequence atgtttaaaatactgccaattttattgttaactaacaatattattgtaaaatgtgtTAGTGACTTAGAAATCACGATAAATGTGGCAccaaataaagataaaaataatgtgacTTACTCCGGTGTcgatgaaaaattaataagtggCACGGACATTATTCTCTTCAATATAACGaaggaaaatttaaaacgtgGCTGTCGCGTGGAATTTGGTCAAACTCCTGACGAAGTGTTCCTCAAAGATCCGACTGAATACCACAATTTGTACAGTAAATTTGATTGGAAGCAAGTCAATAGAGATATAAGAGTAAAGAATGTTGAAATATACGATACGATTATTGAGGATGTTGTTCTGAAATCTAGCagtcatataaataacacaacagacactattaaatctaaaattgCACTGTACGAAAGAGTTGAAAATACTGTGGTAACAAAATGGTCGAATACCGGATATCCTGgtgaattttcatataatgtgAATGCTAATTTTGATGGGATacggtttaaaataaaacattcgtGGAGGAAAAACGAAATGAAATTTGTGTCTGTGAATTTTGGTGCTTCTAGACAAGGTTTTATCTATCTCCGTCCAAATCAAATATCAAGTACAGTTTTAACAgcaaaaagaattataattattgtaaaaattgacTTTGTAACAAGTTTGTCTGGCTGTGTAGTGGCTAATTATGGACACTTGATTGCGACATATCATTTTTGGGCACCAtctattgataatattatgaaagcaGCTAACATTAAGAATGAAATTATCACATCTGAAGTTatggaaattaaatgttatacgGATCCCGTagtaaatgtttttgataaatcaacaaaaatgaaattgcACATGGTCTCTCCGTTTCAAACTTTAAAAAGCAAATTAAACGTATTGTAA
- the LOC119836061 gene encoding lysophosphatidylserine lipase ABHD12-like isoform X2, with the protein MVFIFGASITAGLFVFHVAVVPLIFKYSKTFQRSLIFANFAQWPFHIDYEDPASSGIEGGRNITIEYQSKVDKCPVKLGIWHILPKSCYEKLKGNFDDSSDKEVLSRRLDDELANSNRPIILYCHGNSNSRAASHRIELYKFFQKMDFHTIAFDYRGYGDSTNIQPSESGVVEDSLVVYDWLHTTIQTGHGRPAVFVWGHSLGTGISSHLLGNLEELSKNVLDRPKPLPQAHGLILEAPFNNLADEVANHPLAKLVRWLPYFEATFVSPFVENETHAFRSDAHLARAPDLPVLILHAKDDIVVPFCVGVKLYRSIVASRNSDDSKVSLHAYDKAESLGHKYICHAKDLAHVIGEFVTKHR; encoded by the exons AT GGTGTTCATATTTGGTGCCTCAATAACAGCGGGATTGTTTGTATTCCATGTGGCCGTTGTGCCTTTGATATTTAAGTACTCCAAGACATTCCAGCGTAGCTTAATTTTTGCGAATTTtg CCCAATGGCCGTTCCACATAGACTACGAAGACCCAGCATCCAGCGGTATAGAGGGCGGTAGAAATATTACCATCGAGTACCAGTCGAAAGTTGATAAGTGCCCCGTTAAATTGG GCATCTGGCACATTCTGCCGAAGAGCTGCTACGAGAAGCTGAAAGGGAATTTCGATGACAGCTCCGACAAGGAAGTGCTGAGTAGGCGCTTGGACGACGAGCTCGCTAACTCGAATCGGCCCATTATACTCTATTGTCATG GCAACTCAAACTCCCGCGCAGCGTCGCACAGAATAGAATTGTacaaattctttcaaaaaatggATTTTCACACAATCGCTTTTGATTATCGAG GCTACGGCGACTCCACAAACATCCAGCCGAGCGAAAGCGGCGTGGTGGAGGACTCGCTGGTGGTGTACGACTGGCTCCACACCACCATACAGACCGGCCACGGCAGGCCCGCCGTGTTCGTGTGGGGCCATTCCCTGG gGACAGGTATTTCGTCTCACCTCCTAGGAAACCTAGAAGAGCTTTCGAAAAATGTCCTAGATCGGCCCAAACCTCTGCCGCAAGCCCATGGGCTCATATTGGAAGCGCCTTTCAACAATTTGGCGGACGAAGTCGCGAACCATCCGCTAGCTAAG CTGGTGAGGTGGCTGCCGTACTTCGAGGCGACGTTCGTGTCGCCGTTCGTGGAGAACGAGACGCACGCGTTCAGGTCGGACGCGCACCTGGCGCGCGCGCCGGATCTGCCCGTTCTGATACTGCACGCCAAGGATGATATCGTCGTGCCGTTCTGCGTGGGCGTTAAG TTATATAGATCTATAGTCGCTTCGAGGAACAGCGACGACTCGAAAGTATCTTTGCACGCATACGACAAAGCGGAGAGTCTCGGCCACAAGTATATTTGCCACGCCAAAGATCTGGCCCACGTTATCGG tGAATTCGTCACAAAACAtcgttaa
- the LOC119836061 gene encoding lysophosphatidylserine lipase ABHD12-like isoform X1, with amino-acid sequence MQGFLMCVPLYIIAVFIFGASITAGLFVFHVAVVPLIFKYSKTFQRSLIFANFAQWPFHIDYEDPASSGIEGGRNITIEYQSKVDKCPVKLGIWHILPKSCYEKLKGNFDDSSDKEVLSRRLDDELANSNRPIILYCHGNSNSRAASHRIELYKFFQKMDFHTIAFDYRGYGDSTNIQPSESGVVEDSLVVYDWLHTTIQTGHGRPAVFVWGHSLGTGISSHLLGNLEELSKNVLDRPKPLPQAHGLILEAPFNNLADEVANHPLAKLVRWLPYFEATFVSPFVENETHAFRSDAHLARAPDLPVLILHAKDDIVVPFCVGVKLYRSIVASRNSDDSKVSLHAYDKAESLGHKYICHAKDLAHVIGEFVTKHR; translated from the exons ATGCAGGGATTCCTAATGTGTGTGCCTTTATACATTATTGC GGTGTTCATATTTGGTGCCTCAATAACAGCGGGATTGTTTGTATTCCATGTGGCCGTTGTGCCTTTGATATTTAAGTACTCCAAGACATTCCAGCGTAGCTTAATTTTTGCGAATTTtg CCCAATGGCCGTTCCACATAGACTACGAAGACCCAGCATCCAGCGGTATAGAGGGCGGTAGAAATATTACCATCGAGTACCAGTCGAAAGTTGATAAGTGCCCCGTTAAATTGG GCATCTGGCACATTCTGCCGAAGAGCTGCTACGAGAAGCTGAAAGGGAATTTCGATGACAGCTCCGACAAGGAAGTGCTGAGTAGGCGCTTGGACGACGAGCTCGCTAACTCGAATCGGCCCATTATACTCTATTGTCATG GCAACTCAAACTCCCGCGCAGCGTCGCACAGAATAGAATTGTacaaattctttcaaaaaatggATTTTCACACAATCGCTTTTGATTATCGAG GCTACGGCGACTCCACAAACATCCAGCCGAGCGAAAGCGGCGTGGTGGAGGACTCGCTGGTGGTGTACGACTGGCTCCACACCACCATACAGACCGGCCACGGCAGGCCCGCCGTGTTCGTGTGGGGCCATTCCCTGG gGACAGGTATTTCGTCTCACCTCCTAGGAAACCTAGAAGAGCTTTCGAAAAATGTCCTAGATCGGCCCAAACCTCTGCCGCAAGCCCATGGGCTCATATTGGAAGCGCCTTTCAACAATTTGGCGGACGAAGTCGCGAACCATCCGCTAGCTAAG CTGGTGAGGTGGCTGCCGTACTTCGAGGCGACGTTCGTGTCGCCGTTCGTGGAGAACGAGACGCACGCGTTCAGGTCGGACGCGCACCTGGCGCGCGCGCCGGATCTGCCCGTTCTGATACTGCACGCCAAGGATGATATCGTCGTGCCGTTCTGCGTGGGCGTTAAG TTATATAGATCTATAGTCGCTTCGAGGAACAGCGACGACTCGAAAGTATCTTTGCACGCATACGACAAAGCGGAGAGTCTCGGCCACAAGTATATTTGCCACGCCAAAGATCTGGCCCACGTTATCGG tGAATTCGTCACAAAACAtcgttaa
- the LOC119835943 gene encoding lysophosphatidylserine lipase ABHD12-like, which yields MVFGAILLTGASLTASVLVMQVAVLPLMFRYSKTVQRKMVFSNCINYPKNLDFDNPASCNVMGGRNFSIEFDSKVDNCPIKIGIWHLVPCEVLRKLLSTTSESTLCDRLHHELESTQNTIILYCHGNSNHRGSPHRLQMYKVFQDLNLHVITFDYRGYGDSTRIRPTERGVVEDALKVYAWLMDVVGKGKRPTVVLWGHSLGTAIASNLVANIEELCCSYQHKCLPAPDALVLEAPFNNLLEEIEKHPFSKLVSWLPYYKRSFIKPFSSSDEFSFTTDEYLARVPGLPILMLHSRGDRIVPYELAVKLHECLARSRAHGGAPVQFHVFDRGHNNLCEAPDLPMIVRDFLHVVKERHV from the exons ATGGTTTTTGG gGCGATCCTCTTGACCGGCGCGTCCCTTACCGCCAGCGTGCTGGTGATGCAAGTGGCAGTATTACCGTTAATGTTTAGATACAGCAAGACTGTGCAACGGAAGATGGTGTTTTCAAACTGCA TAAATTACCCCAAAAACTTGGACTTTGACAATCCAGCCAGCTGTAATGTAATGGGCGGTAGAAACTTTAGCATCGAATTTGACTCGAAGGTCGATAATTGTCCCATTAAAATAG GAATCTGGCACTTAGTGCCGTGTGAAGTACTGCGAAAATTGCTCAGCACCACCAGCGAGTCGACACTGTGCGACCGGCTCCATCACGAATTAGAGAGCACACAGAACACTATCATACTATATTGTCATG GCAATTCAAACCACCGAGGGTCACCGCATCGCCTGCAAATGTACAAAGTGTTCCAAGATCTGAACTTACACGTCATCACGTTTGACTACCGAG GTTATGGTGATTCGACGCGTATCCGACCAACGGAGAGGGGTGTAGTGGAAGACGCTCTGAAGGTGTACGCTTGGCTCATGGACGTGGTTGGTAAGGGTAAACGGCCGACGGTGGTGCTGTGGGGACACTCTTTGG GTACAGCGATAGCGTCAAATTTGGTGGCCAATATCGAAGAGCTCTGCTGCAGTTATCAACACAAGTGCCTGCCGGCTCCAGACGCGCTGGTCCTTGAGGCACCATTCAATAATCTACTGGAAGAGATTGAGAAACATCCATTCTCAAAG CTAGTATCCTGGCTGCCATACTACAAGCGTTCCTTCATAAAACCCTTCAGCAGCTCCGATGAGTTCTCATTCACAACTGACGAGTATCTGGCGAGGGTGCCCGGTCTGCCCATTCTCATGCTGCATTCGAGGGGAGACAGGATAGTGCCGTACGAGCTGGCTGTCAAG CTGCACGAATGTCTGGCGCGATCGCGTGCGCACGGCGGGGCCCCGGTGCAGTTCCACGTGTTCGATAGGGGCCACAACAATCTGTGCGAGGCCCCGGACTTGCCGATGATTGTTAG AGATTTTCTTCACGTAGTGAAGGAGAGGCATGTGTAA